Sequence from the Flavobacterium lindanitolerans genome:
AACAGCATAAAAAGGAAATGATGGCCGTTCAGGATTCAATGGATGTATTGAACGGTAAATGGAAAATAGCGATACTCTCCTCTATCTGCTACTACAATAAGAGACGATTTTCAGACATACTGAATGATGTTAAAGGTATTTCCAACAAGATGCTAAGTAAAGAGTTAAAAGAATTGGAAATAAATAAATTGGTCCGACGTACAGTTCTGAACACACAGCCTATTTCGGTATTGTATGAGCTTACGGAACATGGCCTTACCCTTAAAACACTAATCACCCATTTGGTAGAATGGGGAATTCAGCATCGAAAAGAAATTACTAAGAAATAGCCGATAACACCTCTATATCTTAGGTAGCAGACATTCATAAAACAGGGCTGTATGGAATGCGGTCAAAATACTTCCACCACATAAATTGTTTGATTTTTGCAATTATCGCTTTGTTTATTACAAAAAAAGAAATGACTACACAGACTAACTTTGTCTTATAATTTTTAATTTTAAAAAAACAAAGATCATGAATAAAATAGCATTAGTTACAGGAGGTAGTCGCGGACTCGGAAAAGACATGGCTCTTAATCTTGCCAAAAAAGGAATTGATGTCATCCTGACTTATAACAGCAATAAAGACGCAGCAGATAAAGTTGTTTCTGAAATTGAAAGCATGGGACAAAAAGCACTTGCCGTACAATTAGATGTAAGCCAACCGAATACTTTTGATACTTTTTTTGGTGAATTGGAAAAAGTCCTGAATCCAAAATTTGGTACTTCTAAATTTGACTTTCTTATAAATAATGCCGGAACAGGTGTTGCAGCGGTATTTACTGAAACTTCTGAAGAACAGTTTGATGAAATGATTAACGTTCAATTCAAAGGTCCATTTTTCTTTACCCAGAAAGCCCTTAACCACGTGAATGATGGCGGAGGAATCGTAAACGTTTCATCCGGACTGACACGCATTATCATTCCTTATTATCCGGTTTATGCCTCTGTAAAAGCTGCCATGGAAAACCTGACCAAATACCTGGCAAAAGATTTGGGTGTAGCACGTAAAATCCGTGTCAATATTGTTGCTCCTGGCGCTATAGAAACTGATTTTGGAGGTGGAGTTGTACGCGATAATCAGGAAATGAATACGTTGATTGCATCGCAAACCGCTCTAGGGCGTGTGGGACAGCCAACGGATATAGGTAGCGTGGTAGCCTTTCTTTGTACCGATGAAGCAAAATGGATTACTGCCCAACGTATTGAAATTTCAGGCGGGCAAAGTCTGTAATAATTATGAAGATATAAAAATGGGCACTTAATTATAAGTGCCCATTACTTTTAAAGAATACTACTACTTTAGCTAATCTTCTGCATCTTGATTTTTCCTGAGTATACCCTTTTCTACGCTTTCATTTAATAAACGTTCGGCATAGCTCCAGATTGAGGCAGAACCGTCCTTTATTGCTTTTTTCTTATTGTAGACGGTATGATATTCCACATCATATTCTGCCCACGTTCCTCCATTATTGCTTGTATTTTGTAACAATGGCTCAAAACGGTCCATAGCCCGTGCAAATTTGGCTTCGTCAGTATTACCCGCTTCAAATTCTTCCCAGATGGCTATGAATTCCTGTGCCTGTTTTTCGGGTAAAAGTCCAAAAATGCGTTTTGCAGCCAGCAGTTCTTCATCCGTATTGGTATGATTTTTTGAAGTATCGTATATGAAAGTATCTCCGGCATCAATTTCCACCAAATCATGTATCAATACCATTTGTACAACCTTAAGTATATTAACCGGTTTATCCGAATGTCCGGCCAGAACGAGTGCCATCATGGCCAGGTGCCAGCTATGTTCGGCATCATTTTCATGCCTGTCGCTTTGAAATAATCGGGTCCTGCGCTGAATGTACTTTAGTTTGTCAATTTCTTTGATAAAAGCCACTTGCTTCAGCAAATCATTTGTGTCCATTTTTTTTAATTTAGATACTCCGATACCGGTTTAAAGTCAGTATAAATATACTTCAATTATGGCTTATGCGGCTTTACGTCATTTGAAATTTTCAATCCTTTTTAATTACAGATACATTGACTTTTTTCTGCCTGATATATTGATAAACAGAACCGGCAATAAAAAGAAGAAAAAGAGCCAAAAGTGTCTGCCCAATTATTGGGTCGCTGATGTCCTTTGCCAAAGGATGTCCGATTGGAATTCTTGTAAATGTTTCGTTCACGGTAGGTACCAACGACAGAAAAAAACTAAACGACAAAAGAAAGTTTTCGAAATACCGGGCTCTGTTACTGGCTTTCTTTTTTGAAAATAAAAGATAGGCAACAACCAGTAAAAGGACAATGAATATAGAAAATGCATGTCCTGCATTAAAGCCACCGTGTTTTGAAATACCCAATGCACTTAAACTGGTGACGAGTGTTGTATAAAAATACATACTTCCTGATAATTCCCCCAGATTAATTTTGCCATATTTGATAAAGCCTGTTAATGCGGCTACAATTGCCACGATACCAATAATCGTGTGAAAAATTCCTAAGCTTGATAATCCCATTCTGATACTTTTTAATGATTACAGCTGCAAAGTTCTATCAGAAGTAAGAAAATGGTTTTGGGAATTAGTTCAATTATTTGGCATTTTAGTCCATAAAAAAGCGTTCCCCCATCCTTTTGGAAATGCTTCGTTTTTATACTATTATCTGTCAGTTATCTTTTGTCCCGTTTCTGTAATTTGTGGGAGTAACGTTATATTTATCGCTGAAACTTTTGGTAAAGTTAGCCAGGTCATTAAACCCGCAATCAAATGCGATATCGGTAATTCGCTGGTCTGAAACCCGCAACAATTGCGCAGCTTTTTCGAGCCTTTTGTTTTTAATGTAATTCGCCGGACTATCATTGTATAGTTTGGCAAATTCCCTTTTGAAGGAAGAAACGCTTAAATTATTCTGCTCTGCCAGCTGTTCAATTGTTAATTGCGAAAACAGATTGGCTTCAATAACCTGTTTGAAAGTATAAGTCGTAGGAGAAAAAAGCTGTGAAAGGATAATTTGTACGGCTTCTGCATTCTGCGTTTGCGATAGCAAAAGTATGATTTCCTTTAGTTTCAATACCAGTATATCCTCATTGATGAGCGACGGATTTTCAAAATAGAAGAGCAATCCCTCAATATATTTTTGGATTAGGAAGTCGTTATTTATTTTTTCATTAGACTTGTTTGAAACAATATTTTTTGGAGCATGAAGCAATGCCGGCAATTCTCTGTCGTAGATTTTCTTCAATATATCCGGATAAAACGTAACGATTACAATTTCGCATGTGCTTGACGGCTCAGGATTACGAAGCTGCTTTCCGGATGTGATGCAGTTTAACAATAGGGAATAATTGGCCGGGATATTTATTTGCTCTGTATCTACCTGATATTGGAATTCTCCCTGCAAAACATAGAGGAAACAAGCCTGTTCTGTAACCGGAAAATCAAATTTAAATGGTGCCGTAAGTGCAATTTTTTGCAGCAGTGTTTTGCCAAATAAGTCGTGTTTCTTATAATCGTTTACCATAACAGCTTGAATTCCGTTTAATTTAAAGATTTTGCAATTCCTTTTCTATCAGATTCAAAGAAAAACGGAGCGCATTTATTCGTCGCACCATCAATGTATGCTGCGGTGAATTTTCTTTTAATTTGGCAAATGCCTTCTCACATTTGTTTAATATGGAGTCGAGAGATTTCTTTGCTTCAATAAGTTCGTCCGGGGTAAAGCTTGTCATGCGATAAGGTATTTGTAGCAACAAAGATACTATCAGATGAGTAAATCTCATTCAAAAGTATGGATTTATCCATAAGTATAAAAAACAAAGTAACAGCCAATTAACTATTTTATCATTTAACGAACTAAAATTACAGTTGTATAACTAAAAAATTAGTTTTATGTTTGGATATCATTAATCATCAATCAAAACATGAAACAGTTTACATTATTTTTTATGCTGCTAATCATCAGCAACTTTGCCTATGCGCAAAAAAAACAATCCGAAAGACTCGACAGTCTTTTTACAGTACTCTATCAACAAAACCAGTTTAACGGGACGGCTCTTATTGCCGAAAAGGGAAAGATTATCTTTAAAAAGAGCTATGGAATTGCCAATGAGGACACCAAAGCGCCTATCAATGAAAAGACAATATTTGAGCTTGCCTCCTGCTCCAAACAATTTACGGCCACAGCCATAGTTTTGCTTAAAAGAGAAGGCAAATTGCAATATACCGACAAGATTTCGAAATATTTGCCGGAGCTTGGCTTTTGGGAGAATGTCACTATCTATGATTTATTAAGGCACACCAGCGGAATTCCTGATTTTTTAAAGTACATGCCAGACAACTGGAACCACAACAAAATAGCCGATAATAATGACCTAATCAAAGTGCTTGCCGCTAAAAAAGACACCTTAGAATTTACTCCAAAAAGCAGACATAGTTATAGCAATTCCAATTATATTCTTTTAGGCAGTATCGTAGAAAAGGTATCCGGTAAAAAGTTTCCTGATTTCTTATCGGATAGAGTCTTTAAGCCTTTAAAGATGAAAAATACGTTTGTGTATTGCAGACATAAATACCCTAAAAAGATTGACAATTTTGCTTATGGTTATGTGTGGGAAGATGGCGGGTTTAAGAAAATCCTTGAAGAGAATAGCCAACGCGAAATCTCGGAAGTCTATTATCTGGATGCCATACTTGGTACATCAAAAGTTCATTCCAATGCAGAAGATCTTTATACATGGATGACCAGCCTGAAGAACAACACGCTTCTCACGAAGAAAGAGTTTGATGAAATGACGGAAATTACCAAAACGTCTAATGGCAGGGATGTAGCTTACGGGTTTGGATTAGACCTCAGGAAAGGCGAAAATAAATTCACATTCGGACATACCGGAAGTTGGGACGGTTATAGTACTTTTATGCTTCATGATGTGGTAAAGGACAGGACGTTTATTATACTGCAAAATTTCCATTTTGGTGCCGTACCTTATACC
This genomic interval carries:
- a CDS encoding serine hydrolase domain-containing protein, giving the protein MKQFTLFFMLLIISNFAYAQKKQSERLDSLFTVLYQQNQFNGTALIAEKGKIIFKKSYGIANEDTKAPINEKTIFELASCSKQFTATAIVLLKREGKLQYTDKISKYLPELGFWENVTIYDLLRHTSGIPDFLKYMPDNWNHNKIADNNDLIKVLAAKKDTLEFTPKSRHSYSNSNYILLGSIVEKVSGKKFPDFLSDRVFKPLKMKNTFVYCRHKYPKKIDNFAYGYVWEDGGFKKILEENSQREISEVYYLDAILGTSKVHSNAEDLYTWMTSLKNNTLLTKKEFDEMTEITKTSNGRDVAYGFGLDLRKGENKFTFGHTGSWDGYSTFMLHDVVKDRTFIILQNFHFGAVPYTNMFQIMEDKPLQLQYPKKIALSDDEIAQYTGTYTNEEGETHIITSKEKHLLYNTPTVSWNMRFFPYSDHEFRGIRQAGADAVLNFTKLDNGDIKLEMFQDKQIVGTGVRKGK
- a CDS encoding SDR family oxidoreductase, whose translation is MNKIALVTGGSRGLGKDMALNLAKKGIDVILTYNSNKDAADKVVSEIESMGQKALAVQLDVSQPNTFDTFFGELEKVLNPKFGTSKFDFLINNAGTGVAAVFTETSEEQFDEMINVQFKGPFFFTQKALNHVNDGGGIVNVSSGLTRIIIPYYPVYASVKAAMENLTKYLAKDLGVARKIRVNIVAPGAIETDFGGGVVRDNQEMNTLIASQTALGRVGQPTDIGSVVAFLCTDEAKWITAQRIEISGGQSL
- a CDS encoding HD domain-containing protein, yielding MDTNDLLKQVAFIKEIDKLKYIQRRTRLFQSDRHENDAEHSWHLAMMALVLAGHSDKPVNILKVVQMVLIHDLVEIDAGDTFIYDTSKNHTNTDEELLAAKRIFGLLPEKQAQEFIAIWEEFEAGNTDEAKFARAMDRFEPLLQNTSNNGGTWAEYDVEYHTVYNKKKAIKDGSASIWSYAERLLNESVEKGILRKNQDAED
- a CDS encoding winged helix-turn-helix transcriptional regulator, translated to MECTPRIEEQHKKEMMAVQDSMDVLNGKWKIAILSSICYYNKRRFSDILNDVKGISNKMLSKELKELEINKLVRRTVLNTQPISVLYELTEHGLTLKTLITHLVEWGIQHRKEITKK
- a CDS encoding helix-turn-helix domain-containing protein, which encodes MVNDYKKHDLFGKTLLQKIALTAPFKFDFPVTEQACFLYVLQGEFQYQVDTEQINIPANYSLLLNCITSGKQLRNPEPSSTCEIVIVTFYPDILKKIYDRELPALLHAPKNIVSNKSNEKINNDFLIQKYIEGLLFYFENPSLINEDILVLKLKEIILLLSQTQNAEAVQIILSQLFSPTTYTFKQVIEANLFSQLTIEQLAEQNNLSVSSFKREFAKLYNDSPANYIKNKRLEKAAQLLRVSDQRITDIAFDCGFNDLANFTKSFSDKYNVTPTNYRNGTKDN